From Verrucomicrobia bacterium S94, the proteins below share one genomic window:
- a CDS encoding restriction endonuclease → MLFLTCQLYSKKKQRLVCVDDYGVPYKDEWFKELEYFYQQLLQNELNDLEIQAIASLANYRLFTGERTFFDNGYAIEEEQIHQGLLSVLDGVVDVQTNYEEESTSEYSDDITPEEYEYFVTDILNDNGWVAVVTQGSGDQGIDIVAEKDDFRLAIQCEKYSKPVGNKAVQEAYAGEAFYEANACAVVAPPVCN, encoded by the coding sequence TTGCTCTTCCTCACCTGCCAACTTTATAGTAAGAAAAAGCAACGGTTGGTTTGTGTTGATGATTATGGGGTTCCCTACAAGGATGAATGGTTCAAGGAGCTAGAATATTTCTATCAACAGCTCCTGCAAAATGAACTCAATGACCTTGAAATACAAGCGATTGCTTCTCTCGCGAATTATCGACTTTTCACAGGAGAACGCACATTTTTCGATAATGGCTACGCGATTGAAGAAGAACAAATTCACCAAGGGCTTCTAAGTGTACTTGATGGTGTAGTCGATGTTCAGACTAACTACGAAGAGGAATCAACTTCTGAATATTCAGATGACATAACGCCAGAAGAGTATGAATACTTTGTCACTGATATCCTTAATGATAATGGTTGGGTTGCAGTAGTGACCCAAGGGTCAGGAGATCAAGGTATTGATATTGTTGCGGAGAAAGATGATTTTCGTTTAGCAATTCAATGTGAAAAATATTCAAAGCCAGTTGGAAACAAAGCCGTTCAAGAAGCATACGCAGGTGAAGCATTTTATGAAGCAAATGCATGTGCTGTGGTAGCCCCACCAGTCTGCAATTGA
- a CDS encoding DUF302 domain-containing protein, whose amino-acid sequence MKKTVITLAVGIAGGILLTGITMAAVMPKMMLHEKVSPLGYTETIQQLEQAVTNGGWILSRKVDMQKSIARHGKNIPKLTLLKICQADYADRILNTDDAMYVSVMMPCSMAVYQKSDGRTYVSTMNTGLMGRLFGGVVADVMGGPVADDEKQFTRFLTL is encoded by the coding sequence ATGAAAAAAACAGTTATCACACTCGCGGTCGGAATCGCCGGCGGTATTTTACTGACCGGCATCACCATGGCTGCGGTGATGCCGAAAATGATGCTGCATGAAAAAGTGAGCCCGCTGGGCTACACAGAAACCATTCAGCAGCTCGAACAGGCCGTTACCAATGGCGGATGGATTCTTTCCCGCAAAGTGGATATGCAGAAAAGCATTGCCCGGCACGGGAAAAACATCCCGAAACTCACGCTGCTTAAAATCTGTCAGGCCGATTATGCCGACCGGATTCTCAATACGGACGACGCGATGTATGTTTCCGTCATGATGCCCTGCAGTATGGCGGTTTATCAGAAGAGCGACGGCAGAACCTATGTCTCCACCATGAACACCGGCCTGATGGGACGCCTGTTCGGCGGCGTGGTCGCCGATGTGATGGGCGGGCCCGTCGCTGACGATGAAAAACAGTTCACCCGATTTCTCACCCTCTAA
- a CDS encoding transcriptional regulator, whose protein sequence is MSKTTPCIRQGKLKVETLQRAAETLKMLAHPQRLRIIEILEREQEVPVHALVAETGFAQAVVSQHLNQMRRAGLLCSSRHGKEMWYSICDPRALSILNCICNNCTTQDFEEA, encoded by the coding sequence ATGAGCAAAACAACCCCGTGCATTCGGCAGGGAAAACTGAAAGTCGAGACGCTCCAGCGGGCGGCGGAAACGTTGAAAATGCTGGCGCATCCGCAGCGCTTGCGGATTATTGAAATTCTGGAGCGCGAACAGGAAGTTCCCGTTCATGCCCTTGTTGCAGAAACCGGATTTGCCCAGGCCGTGGTCTCGCAGCACCTGAACCAGATGCGCCGCGCCGGCCTGCTCTGCTCCTCCCGCCACGGAAAAGAAATGTGGTATTCCATCTGCGATCCCCGCGCCCTCTCCATCCTCAACTGCATCTGCAACAACTGCACCACACAGGACTTCGAAGAAGCCTGA
- the hrpB gene encoding ATP-dependent helicase HrpB, which yields MDPKQLPIYELRAELSDALKTQNRIIIEAPTGSGKSTQVPQMVLDGGSAGPGEVVVLQPRRLAARLLAKRVAYERGGRLGDEVGYQVRMESAVSAKTQIRYVTEGILLRQFLSDPELRGVSTIVFDEFHERHIYGDITLARALHLQEVRPDLKLIVMSATLEAGPLREYLAPCRELKSEGRMFPVEISYARKRIDFRNHPVWDAAADAFEQAIESGAEGDVLVFMPGAYEIARTVEAIRSKRCAKGFAVMPLHGELPPAQQDAAVGECTQRKCIVSTNVAETSITIDGVRIVIDSGLARMARFDPNRGIDTLLIERISRASADQRAGRAGRTAPGTCHRLWTEQEHAARPMQELPEILRHDLSEVVLTLKAGGIEDVEHFAWLEKPDPKSLARTLTLLTDLGALDQAGKLTGIGKKMVSFPMHPRYARMLLAGGEYGCVRQACLIAALTQGRSILERNKGGRTRGQRDEQLGEDDVSDFKRLMRAWSFAERNGYRVEACRKLGIHAGAARQVKPLYERFLKMAEREGLKVNTRAPADEDLQKCILLAFSDQVAKRRDRGTLNCAVVHGRSGALDRESVVRDAELLVAAEITEIEGRDRSVKLNLCTAVEEAWLEELFPDDIEVITEAVYDPKAKRVFSKHWKAFRGLELKAELSPEVDPDQAAEMIAEEVIAGRLDLYKWDDQVEKWIARVNCLAEGCPDYGIPKIDEEARRAMIQEICLGAVCKKDLKTRSVWKTVKSWLNPAQLEIIEKQAPERIKLPSGFNAKVRYEAGQPPVVAATIQQLYGLNEVPTIGFGRIPVMVEALAPNQRPQQKTQDMKSFWENAYPLIKKELKGRYPKHEWR from the coding sequence ATGGATCCGAAACAATTACCCATTTATGAACTGCGTGCCGAGCTGTCGGACGCGCTGAAGACGCAGAACCGTATCATTATTGAAGCACCGACGGGGTCGGGAAAATCGACTCAGGTGCCGCAGATGGTGCTGGATGGCGGGAGTGCCGGGCCGGGCGAGGTGGTGGTGCTGCAGCCGCGGCGTCTGGCGGCACGGCTTTTGGCGAAGCGCGTGGCGTATGAGCGCGGCGGAAGACTGGGCGATGAGGTGGGATATCAGGTGCGGATGGAGTCGGCCGTTTCCGCAAAAACGCAGATTCGCTATGTGACCGAGGGGATTCTGCTGCGCCAGTTTCTGAGTGATCCGGAGCTGCGGGGTGTTTCGACGATTGTTTTTGATGAATTTCATGAGCGGCATATCTACGGCGACATTACGCTGGCGCGGGCGCTGCATCTGCAGGAGGTGCGGCCCGATCTTAAACTTATTGTGATGTCGGCGACGCTCGAAGCCGGGCCGCTGCGGGAATACCTGGCGCCGTGCCGGGAGCTCAAGAGTGAAGGCCGCATGTTCCCGGTGGAGATTTCGTATGCGCGGAAGCGGATCGATTTCCGGAATCATCCGGTCTGGGATGCGGCGGCAGATGCCTTTGAGCAGGCGATTGAATCGGGGGCCGAGGGCGATGTGCTGGTGTTTATGCCGGGGGCATATGAAATTGCACGGACGGTGGAGGCGATTCGGTCGAAGCGGTGCGCGAAGGGTTTTGCGGTGATGCCACTGCATGGCGAGCTTCCGCCGGCACAACAGGATGCGGCAGTGGGCGAATGTACGCAGCGTAAGTGTATTGTTTCGACCAATGTGGCGGAGACGTCGATCACGATTGACGGGGTTCGCATTGTTATCGATTCCGGGTTGGCGCGTATGGCCCGGTTTGATCCGAACCGGGGGATTGATACGCTGCTGATTGAGCGGATCAGCCGGGCGTCGGCGGATCAGCGGGCGGGCCGCGCGGGGCGTACGGCGCCGGGAACGTGCCATCGGCTGTGGACGGAGCAGGAGCATGCGGCGCGGCCGATGCAGGAGCTGCCGGAAATTCTGCGGCATGATCTGTCGGAGGTGGTGCTGACGCTGAAGGCGGGCGGCATTGAGGATGTGGAACATTTTGCGTGGCTGGAAAAGCCGGATCCGAAATCACTGGCGCGCACGCTGACGCTTTTAACGGATTTAGGCGCATTGGATCAGGCGGGAAAGCTGACGGGTATTGGAAAAAAGATGGTGTCGTTTCCGATGCATCCGCGCTATGCCCGGATGCTTTTGGCGGGCGGGGAATATGGCTGTGTCCGGCAGGCGTGTCTGATTGCGGCGCTGACGCAGGGGCGGTCGATTCTGGAGCGGAATAAAGGCGGCCGGACGCGCGGCCAGCGGGATGAACAGCTGGGCGAGGATGATGTTTCGGATTTTAAGCGGCTGATGCGTGCGTGGAGTTTTGCGGAGCGGAACGGTTACCGGGTGGAAGCCTGCCGGAAACTGGGTATTCATGCCGGTGCGGCGCGGCAGGTGAAGCCGCTTTATGAACGGTTTTTGAAGATGGCTGAACGCGAGGGGCTGAAGGTCAATACGCGGGCTCCGGCGGATGAGGATCTGCAGAAGTGTATTCTGCTGGCGTTTTCGGATCAGGTGGCGAAGCGGCGGGACCGGGGTACGCTGAACTGTGCCGTGGTGCATGGTCGTTCCGGGGCGTTGGACCGGGAATCGGTAGTGCGCGATGCCGAGCTGCTGGTCGCGGCGGAGATTACCGAAATTGAAGGGCGCGACCGGAGTGTGAAGCTGAATCTCTGTACGGCGGTGGAGGAGGCCTGGCTGGAGGAGCTGTTTCCCGATGATATTGAGGTCATCACTGAGGCGGTGTATGACCCGAAAGCGAAGCGCGTTTTTTCCAAACACTGGAAAGCGTTCCGCGGGCTGGAGCTGAAGGCGGAGTTGAGTCCGGAGGTGGATCCGGATCAGGCGGCGGAGATGATTGCCGAGGAGGTTATTGCCGGCCGGCTGGATCTGTATAAATGGGACGATCAGGTAGAGAAATGGATTGCGCGGGTCAACTGTCTGGCGGAGGGCTGCCCGGATTACGGGATTCCGAAGATTGATGAAGAGGCGCGGCGGGCGATGATTCAGGAGATCTGTCTGGGGGCGGTGTGTAAAAAGGATCTGAAGACGCGGTCGGTATGGAAAACGGTGAAGTCGTGGCTGAATCCGGCACAGCTGGAAATCATTGAGAAACAGGCGCCGGAACGGATAAAACTGCCGAGCGGGTTTAATGCAAAAGTGCGTTATGAAGCCGGCCAGCCGCCGGTGGTTGCCGCCACGATACAGCAGCTGTATGGCTTGAACGAGGTTCCGACCATTGGGTTCGGCCGGATTCCGGTGATGGTGGAGGCGCTGGCTCCGAATCAGCGGCCGCAGCAGAAGACGCAGGATATGAAGTCGTTCTGGGAAAATGCCTATCCGCTGATTAAAAAGGAACTCAAGGGGCGTTATCCGAAACATGAGTGGAGATAA
- a CDS encoding RES domain-containing protein, which translates to MSNNNEHLNLPSPAHILRCIEEWRSYDLRKLSDVEIDANLVSFLDSLGEYVLTTKRKTVPCLWRIRSMDYLLKSESELWEPPVDKTPMGRCNAEKNPVLYTSLKLKTPFEELKVKPDEPVYLIKYKQRTPLNLRTVVLSDKNTSISGRKLFDDQSFISHLILRDFIRSEFLKPVGKGTEFLHRISASMTRTWFDDDDIDGWLYPSVHSVNDLNIALKPNVARSKLEIDSVRIAKMVDKKSVAKSNISASKQPLFNMMKMVIKSDFKAEIKEDGLYWFPCNELGGDF; encoded by the coding sequence ATGAGTAATAACAACGAACATTTAAATTTGCCCTCTCCCGCCCATATTTTGAGGTGTATTGAAGAATGGCGTTCATATGATTTAAGAAAACTGAGCGATGTAGAAATTGATGCCAATCTCGTCTCATTTCTTGATTCGCTTGGCGAATACGTTTTAACGACAAAACGAAAGACTGTGCCTTGCTTGTGGCGAATCAGATCAATGGATTACCTTCTCAAGTCAGAGTCTGAGCTATGGGAACCTCCTGTAGATAAGACTCCAATGGGGCGATGTAATGCTGAAAAAAATCCCGTTCTATATACGTCCCTCAAATTAAAAACCCCATTTGAAGAGTTGAAAGTAAAACCGGACGAACCTGTTTACTTGATTAAATATAAACAGAGAACTCCTTTGAACCTTCGAACTGTAGTTTTATCTGACAAAAACACCTCTATATCTGGGAGGAAATTGTTTGATGATCAAAGCTTCATTTCACATCTAATCTTACGCGACTTTATTCGTTCAGAGTTTCTGAAACCCGTCGGGAAAGGAACTGAATTTCTTCATCGGATTTCAGCATCTATGACCCGAACTTGGTTTGATGACGATGATATCGATGGCTGGCTATATCCATCCGTTCATTCAGTAAATGATTTAAATATAGCTCTTAAACCTAACGTAGCTCGCTCTAAACTTGAAATTGACTCTGTTCGAATAGCAAAAATGGTCGATAAGAAATCAGTAGCTAAATCTAATATTTCTGCTTCAAAGCAGCCTCTGTTCAATATGATGAAAATGGTTATTAAGTCAGACTTCAAAGCGGAAATAAAAGAGGATGGATTATATTGGTTTCCCTGTAATGAATTAGGAGGTGACTTTTAA
- a CDS encoding type II toxin-antitoxin system Phd/YefM family antitoxin, with protein MKTELVTTLKRQATQILSDLHSSGEPVLITEHGKPSAYLVDVDSYEFMQDRMKILERIARGERAILEGRTYTQDEAKKKMKKWLI; from the coding sequence ATGAAAACAGAATTAGTGACCACATTAAAAAGACAAGCGACACAGATCCTGTCCGATCTCCATAGTTCCGGCGAACCCGTTTTGATTACTGAACACGGAAAACCATCAGCATACCTTGTTGATGTTGACTCCTATGAGTTCATGCAGGATCGGATGAAAATCCTTGAAAGGATCGCCAGGGGGGAACGAGCCATTCTTGAAGGCAGAACCTACACACAGGATGAAGCCAAAAAGAAGATGAAAAAATGGCTGATCTAA
- a CDS encoding formylmethanofuran dehydrogenase — protein sequence MAAEDIMNSDDFKKCASFHGHVCPGLAIGFQSARAALDQLKQNRAADEELAAVVETDACSADAVQVLTGCTFGKGNFIFKDHGKMVLTLFSRETGKGVRVALKPDAFQPSDEHKKLMQKASSGEADAAESARYRELHLEQTRRILKTPPEELFSITAVRMKLPPRARIEPSELCPVCGEPVMPSKMEPVDGQRICRACL from the coding sequence ATGGCAGCCGAAGACATAATGAACAGTGATGACTTTAAAAAATGTGCCTCCTTCCACGGGCATGTCTGCCCCGGCCTGGCCATCGGTTTTCAGTCCGCCCGTGCGGCTTTGGATCAATTGAAACAAAACCGTGCGGCCGATGAAGAGCTCGCAGCCGTGGTTGAAACCGATGCCTGCTCCGCCGATGCCGTCCAGGTGCTGACCGGCTGCACTTTCGGTAAAGGGAATTTTATTTTTAAAGACCACGGAAAAATGGTGCTGACCCTGTTTTCCAGAGAGACCGGCAAAGGCGTTCGCGTGGCGCTGAAACCCGATGCGTTCCAGCCGAGCGACGAGCATAAAAAACTCATGCAGAAAGCGAGCTCCGGCGAAGCCGATGCTGCCGAATCAGCCCGCTACCGCGAGCTCCATCTGGAACAGACCCGCCGTATTCTGAAAACGCCGCCGGAAGAACTGTTCAGCATTACGGCAGTCCGTATGAAACTTCCGCCCCGGGCGCGCATCGAGCCCTCCGAGCTGTGCCCCGTCTGCGGCGAACCGGTCATGCCCTCCAAAATGGAACCGGTCGACGGGCAGCGAATCTGCCGGGCCTGCTTATAG
- a CDS encoding peroxiredoxin: MPCDKRKIIEDEEPAVTENQPTTGEQKMSTTLVMRRMPEFELEAYDAAKGSYTTVSSEDLKGKWSVVCFYPADFTFVCPTEIAAMNASQDKLNELGVNVLPISGDTKFSHKRFAETEPLLKDLKLTMGADNTGNVARKFGVWIEQEGVALRGRFIIDPEGVVVAEETVADSVGRNVNELIRQIEAWQHAYATGEVCPANWRKGKKTLPVNTDIENMTGNVGSYVTIEDILA, encoded by the coding sequence ATGCCCTGCGATAAACGAAAGATCATTGAAGACGAAGAACCCGCTGTAACTGAAAATCAACCGACGACAGGAGAACAGAAAATGAGCACAACATTAGTCATGCGGCGGATGCCGGAATTTGAACTCGAAGCCTACGATGCCGCGAAAGGAAGCTACACAACGGTATCGAGCGAAGACCTCAAGGGCAAATGGTCCGTCGTCTGTTTCTACCCCGCAGACTTCACCTTTGTCTGCCCCACCGAAATTGCCGCGATGAATGCGAGCCAGGATAAACTGAATGAGCTCGGCGTGAACGTACTGCCGATTTCCGGCGACACCAAATTCAGCCACAAGCGTTTTGCGGAAACCGAACCGCTGCTCAAGGATCTGAAACTGACGATGGGTGCCGACAACACCGGCAATGTGGCGCGCAAATTCGGGGTCTGGATTGAACAGGAAGGCGTGGCCCTGCGCGGCCGCTTCATCATCGATCCCGAAGGCGTGGTGGTTGCCGAAGAAACGGTAGCCGACAGCGTCGGCCGCAACGTCAACGAACTGATCCGTCAGATCGAAGCATGGCAGCATGCCTATGCCACCGGCGAAGTCTGCCCGGCCAACTGGCGCAAAGGCAAAAAGACGCTCCCGGTAAATACCGATATAGAGAACATGACCGGCAACGTCGGCAGCTATGTCACCATTGAGGATATTCTCGCATAA
- a CDS encoding OsmC family peroxiredoxin — protein sequence MWTYQTSVEWKTDKQGTACCEGKPAIDVATPPEFGGPEGFWTPEDLMTAAVESCIMASALYFLNRGKIGFRSYRSQAAGTMKKGSAGLVFSRISVNVTLELEDAAQADAARKALQQAEKTCPLSNTLSCPVELTLEIQ from the coding sequence ATGTGGACCTATCAAACATCCGTTGAATGGAAAACCGACAAACAGGGAACCGCCTGTTGCGAAGGAAAGCCTGCCATCGACGTGGCCACGCCGCCGGAATTCGGCGGCCCGGAAGGATTCTGGACGCCGGAGGATCTGATGACCGCGGCCGTTGAATCCTGCATTATGGCCTCTGCACTCTATTTTCTGAACCGTGGAAAAATCGGCTTCCGCTCCTACCGCAGCCAGGCCGCCGGCACCATGAAGAAAGGCTCCGCCGGCCTGGTTTTCAGCCGGATTTCTGTAAACGTCACTCTGGAGCTCGAGGATGCTGCCCAGGCCGATGCCGCCCGGAAAGCCCTGCAGCAGGCGGAGAAAACCTGCCCGCTCTCCAATACCCTGAGCTGTCCCGTCGAACTGACCCTCGAAATCCAGTAG
- the higA gene encoding addiction module antidote protein, HigA family: protein MKKIAPVHPGEILNEEFLKPMGISQNKLGRDLGVSPRRVNEIVHGKRSVTADTALRLSVYFGNSASFWLGLQMDYDLDVAEDTISDKIHKEVHQLAVA, encoded by the coding sequence ATGAAAAAAATTGCTCCAGTACATCCGGGAGAAATCCTGAACGAAGAATTCCTTAAACCTATGGGAATCAGTCAAAATAAATTAGGTCGTGATCTGGGAGTTTCTCCACGCCGGGTGAATGAAATTGTCCACGGAAAAAGAAGCGTAACCGCTGATACAGCCTTGCGTCTTTCGGTCTATTTTGGGAATTCAGCATCTTTCTGGCTGGGTCTCCAGATGGATTACGATCTTGATGTTGCAGAAGATACCATTTCCGACAAAATCCATAAAGAAGTTCACCAACTCGCTGTTGCATAA
- a CDS encoding Gfo/Idh/MocA family oxidoreductase, whose product MKTMKRRSILAAGTAGAAFTILPSSVLAQAAKKKSAFPETEQLPPSERLNIGFVGAGGRAQANIRGCMKHNIYALCDVDSARAAAAFSHFDKARQYDDWRVMMDKEAKNLDAVVVSTPDHNHAVVTMAAMQNGLAVYTEKPLTRTISEARILAEYARKNRIVTQMGNQGHSNGQARMAVEWIQSGILGDVKEVHCWTNRPIWPQGIVRPAAERIPLTLNWDVWLGPAPEAPYSSKIVPFNWRGFWDYGSGALGDMAAHIIDHPVWALGLGAPLRVTVDFERKNPASAADSFPVSTIVTYEFAARGKQPPVTLKWYDGKNRVPRPEGLDPERTIPENGGVFYFGDRYRMMQSCYGVSPRIFPETDMQQAASQLKNVPQRLPRVSSHYEEWFSAIKAGDPSIALSNFDHAGPLTEMMLLACVAMRVGPETTLSWNPETMKTGNDIADRYVQHEYREGWSL is encoded by the coding sequence ATGAAGACCATGAAGCGCCGCAGTATACTGGCAGCAGGCACAGCCGGTGCCGCGTTCACTATTCTTCCTTCATCGGTTTTGGCTCAGGCCGCAAAAAAGAAATCGGCTTTTCCTGAAACCGAACAGCTTCCGCCGAGTGAACGGCTCAATATCGGTTTTGTGGGAGCAGGGGGCCGGGCTCAGGCAAATATCCGGGGGTGCATGAAGCATAATATTTATGCGCTCTGTGATGTTGATTCGGCTCGCGCCGCCGCGGCGTTTTCGCATTTTGATAAAGCCCGGCAATATGATGACTGGCGGGTGATGATGGATAAAGAGGCGAAAAACCTCGATGCGGTGGTGGTGTCGACTCCGGATCATAATCACGCGGTGGTGACGATGGCCGCCATGCAGAACGGCCTTGCTGTTTACACGGAGAAACCGCTGACCCGAACCATTTCCGAAGCCCGGATTCTTGCGGAATATGCCCGTAAAAACCGGATTGTTACTCAGATGGGAAATCAGGGACATTCCAATGGACAGGCCCGTATGGCGGTGGAGTGGATTCAGTCCGGAATTCTCGGTGATGTGAAGGAGGTACACTGCTGGACGAACCGTCCGATCTGGCCGCAGGGCATTGTGCGCCCGGCTGCAGAGCGTATTCCTTTAACCCTGAACTGGGATGTCTGGCTCGGTCCGGCGCCGGAGGCTCCTTACAGTTCGAAAATTGTTCCGTTTAACTGGCGGGGGTTCTGGGACTACGGTTCCGGAGCGCTCGGGGATATGGCGGCGCATATTATCGACCATCCGGTGTGGGCACTCGGGCTGGGTGCACCGCTCCGTGTGACTGTTGATTTTGAGCGGAAAAATCCGGCGAGTGCGGCTGACAGTTTTCCGGTTTCAACGATCGTGACCTATGAATTTGCGGCGCGCGGAAAACAGCCGCCGGTTACGCTGAAATGGTATGATGGCAAAAACAGGGTTCCGCGGCCGGAAGGGCTGGATCCGGAACGAACAATTCCGGAAAACGGCGGGGTGTTTTATTTCGGCGATCGGTACCGCATGATGCAGTCCTGCTACGGTGTGTCGCCCCGAATCTTCCCTGAAACCGATATGCAGCAGGCCGCATCGCAGCTCAAAAATGTGCCGCAGCGTCTGCCGCGTGTCAGCTCGCACTATGAGGAGTGGTTCAGCGCCATTAAAGCGGGTGATCCGTCCATAGCCTTGTCGAATTTTGACCACGCCGGCCCGCTTACTGAAATGATGCTGCTGGCCTGTGTGGCCATGCGGGTGGGACCGGAAACGACGCTTTCCTGGAATCCGGAAACCATGAAAACCGGAAATGATATAGCAGACCGCTATGTGCAGCATGAGTACCGTGAAGGATGGAGCCTTTAA
- the trxA gene encoding thioredoxin, producing MKAIIVTDETFKETIASGVTLVDFWAPWCGPCKFQLPILEEVAEAVGDRATVAKLNVDENTTTAAEYGVRSIPTLILFKDGQVLQQMVGVQQKEQLIQAIESAH from the coding sequence ATGAAAGCAATCATAGTGACGGATGAAACCTTCAAAGAAACCATTGCATCCGGCGTAACGCTGGTCGATTTCTGGGCCCCGTGGTGCGGGCCGTGCAAATTCCAGCTTCCGATTCTCGAAGAAGTAGCCGAAGCCGTCGGCGACCGTGCAACGGTGGCCAAACTCAATGTGGATGAAAACACGACCACGGCGGCGGAATACGGCGTACGCAGCATCCCCACTCTGATTCTCTTCAAGGATGGGCAGGTGCTCCAGCAGATGGTCGGCGTTCAGCAGAAAGAACAGCTGATTCAGGCCATTGAATCGGCACACTAA
- a CDS encoding OsmC family peroxiredoxin, producing MMPKKTVTIESKLNDKFVIESEVRGHKLVIDQPANAGGTDTGVTPLEMVFVSLAGCLGTIGRIVAMQKRIELRGMSIKVEGDLDTDGLLGKPVDGRIGFEGITVTVDVDADLTDDEKLDFLREVDHRCPVSENLLHETPVTIRPA from the coding sequence ATTATGCCAAAGAAGACGGTGACGATTGAATCGAAACTGAATGATAAATTTGTGATCGAAAGTGAAGTGCGCGGTCATAAACTGGTGATTGACCAGCCGGCCAATGCGGGCGGAACGGATACGGGGGTAACACCGTTGGAAATGGTGTTTGTTTCGCTGGCGGGGTGTCTCGGAACTATTGGCCGGATTGTGGCCATGCAGAAACGGATTGAATTGCGGGGTATGTCGATCAAAGTAGAGGGCGATCTGGATACGGACGGACTGCTGGGCAAGCCGGTTGACGGCCGTATAGGGTTTGAAGGAATTACGGTTACGGTGGATGTGGATGCGGATCTGACGGATGACGAAAAACTGGATTTTCTTCGCGAGGTGGATCATCGCTGCCCGGTTTCTGAAAACCTGCTCCACGAAACGCCGGTTACGATACGGCCGGCATAA
- a CDS encoding type II toxin-antitoxin system RelE/ParE family toxin, translating to MADLIWTEPALLGLDEGAEYIALDNPTAASNYVQKIFDRVERLTIYPNSGKRPKELPRTPYREIVIPPCRIFYRVEDDIAYILQVMRAERLLQPFLLDRRNKDK from the coding sequence ATGGCTGATCTAATTTGGACAGAACCTGCCCTCTTAGGTTTAGATGAAGGTGCAGAATACATCGCCCTAGATAATCCTACGGCAGCATCAAATTATGTCCAAAAGATTTTCGACAGAGTTGAGCGGCTAACTATCTACCCAAACTCAGGGAAACGCCCCAAGGAACTACCCCGCACTCCATACCGTGAAATCGTAATTCCCCCATGTAGAATTTTTTATCGGGTCGAAGATGATATTGCATACATTCTACAGGTCATGCGTGCAGAGAGATTGCTTCAGCCATTTCTGTTAGATAGACGAAACAAAGATAAATAA